A stretch of the Filimonas lacunae genome encodes the following:
- a CDS encoding efflux RND transporter periplasmic adaptor subunit, with protein MQKVITLSILLTAFTVTTWGCKEKDPLAAKKKELAELKSKQASLVDDITKLEAEVAKLDPNAVPEKPKLVSLDTIKTTPFSHFIELQGKVDAENIAYVSPRNGTGGQVKGVYVKKGERVHKGQLLLKLDDAIARKQIAQQETQLAYAQNLYERRNNLWKENIGTEVELITAKNNVDQAQRQLDLAKEQLSFSNVYADMDGVAEEVNIRVGELFTGQPTSGIKLVNTSNLKVTAQVPENYQGKVKEGDKLEVVFPDINKSITARISLSGQLIDANSRSFYIEAHLPDSKEFKPNQVALVKIQDYTTAAATTAPINTLQTDEKGKFLLVAINEKGKLRAKKRVVQAGELYGDRIEIKTGLQAGDVIITDGYQSLYDGQLITTH; from the coding sequence ATGCAAAAAGTAATTACCTTATCTATACTCCTTACTGCCTTTACCGTTACTACCTGGGGCTGTAAAGAAAAAGATCCGCTTGCCGCAAAAAAGAAAGAGTTAGCCGAGTTAAAATCAAAGCAGGCTTCGCTTGTTGATGACATAACCAAACTGGAAGCCGAGGTAGCTAAACTCGATCCCAACGCTGTGCCGGAAAAGCCTAAACTGGTAAGCCTGGATACTATTAAAACCACTCCTTTCAGCCATTTCATTGAACTGCAGGGCAAAGTGGATGCAGAGAATATTGCTTATGTATCTCCCCGCAACGGAACCGGTGGGCAGGTAAAAGGAGTGTATGTAAAAAAAGGCGAACGTGTGCATAAAGGCCAGCTGTTATTGAAACTGGATGATGCCATTGCCCGCAAACAAATTGCACAACAGGAAACACAACTGGCTTATGCACAAAACCTGTATGAACGCAGAAACAACCTGTGGAAAGAAAACATAGGCACCGAAGTGGAACTGATCACCGCCAAAAATAATGTAGACCAGGCACAACGTCAGCTGGACCTGGCTAAGGAACAACTTAGTTTCAGCAATGTGTACGCCGATATGGATGGCGTAGCAGAAGAAGTAAATATTCGTGTAGGTGAACTGTTTACCGGCCAGCCTACCAGCGGTATTAAACTGGTAAACACCAGCAACCTGAAAGTAACTGCACAGGTACCTGAAAACTACCAGGGTAAAGTAAAAGAAGGCGATAAGCTGGAAGTAGTGTTTCCCGACATCAACAAAAGCATTACTGCCCGTATTTCACTTTCAGGCCAGTTGATTGATGCCAACAGCCGTTCTTTCTATATTGAAGCACATTTGCCCGATAGCAAAGAGTTTAAGCCCAACCAGGTAGCCCTGGTGAAAATTCAGGACTATACTACAGCTGCTGCCACTACTGCCCCTATCAACACTTTACAAACAGATGAAAAAGGCAAATTCCTGCTGGTAGCCATTAACGAAAAAGGCAAGCTGCGTGCTAAAAAGCGTGTTGTACAGGCAGGTGAACTGTACGGCGATAGAATTGAAATTAAAACCGGTTTACAGGCGGGTGATGTTATCATCACCGATGGTTATCAAAGTTTATACGATGGGCAGCTCATTACTACCCACTAA
- a CDS encoding DUF1015 domain-containing protein, with amino-acid sequence MAIIKPFKALRPQAQLAKQIASKPYDVLNSQEAKVETQGNPNSFLHITKSEIDLPESVDIHDAQVYEKAKENLEAFIKRELLFREEKDCYYIYQLIMNGRSQTGLVCASSVDDYENDIIKKHEFTRPEKEQDRINHIKTTGAQTGNVFLAYRNHAGIDALVEKWKETKNPVYDFTADDNIQHTIWIVNDEKAVEEIATLFEKEVPCTYIADGHHRAASAAKVRKAIGSGAKEGANYFLTTLFPSNQLYIMDYNRLAKDLNGLSKADFLKRLEDKFVLTPASGAVHPAQLHEFGMYLDGTWYKLTSKPATYTEDPIGILDVSVLQNNILSELLGINDPRTDKRIDFVGGIRGLGELEKRVNSGEWAVAFSLYPVSIDQLFAIADSGNVMPPKSTWFEPKLRDGLLTHLIYE; translated from the coding sequence ATGGCAATTATTAAACCATTTAAGGCTTTACGCCCACAGGCTCAACTGGCTAAACAAATAGCCAGCAAACCATACGATGTATTGAACAGCCAGGAGGCAAAAGTGGAAACACAGGGTAATCCTAACTCTTTTTTACATATCACTAAAAGTGAAATAGATCTTCCTGAATCGGTAGATATTCACGACGCGCAGGTGTATGAAAAAGCTAAGGAAAACCTGGAGGCTTTTATTAAAAGAGAATTGCTGTTCAGAGAAGAGAAAGATTGCTATTATATATACCAGCTGATTATGAATGGCAGAAGCCAGACAGGGCTGGTGTGCGCAAGCAGTGTGGATGATTACGAAAACGACATTATTAAAAAGCATGAGTTTACCCGCCCCGAAAAAGAGCAGGACCGTATTAACCATATCAAAACTACCGGCGCACAAACAGGTAACGTGTTTTTAGCCTATCGCAACCATGCAGGCATTGACGCCCTGGTGGAGAAGTGGAAGGAAACAAAGAACCCGGTATACGATTTTACTGCGGACGATAACATTCAGCATACTATCTGGATTGTAAACGACGAAAAAGCGGTAGAAGAAATAGCCACCCTATTTGAGAAAGAAGTGCCTTGTACCTACATTGCCGATGGTCACCACCGTGCTGCTTCTGCCGCTAAGGTGCGTAAAGCAATTGGCAGCGGTGCCAAAGAGGGAGCCAACTATTTCCTTACTACGTTGTTTCCTTCTAACCAGTTGTATATTATGGATTACAACCGGTTAGCAAAGGATTTGAATGGTTTGTCGAAGGCGGATTTTCTGAAACGTTTAGAAGACAAATTTGTGTTAACACCTGCATCGGGTGCTGTGCATCCTGCACAATTACATGAATTTGGCATGTATTTAGACGGTACCTGGTACAAATTGACTTCGAAACCAGCTACTTACACCGAAGATCCGATTGGAATACTGGACGTAAGTGTGTTACAAAATAATATATTGTCTGAGTTGCTTGGGATTAACGACCCGCGTACAGATAAGCGCATTGATTTTGTAGGAGGTATCAGGGGACTGGGCGAACTGGAAAAAAGAGTGAACAGTGGTGAATGGGCTGTTGCCTTTAGTTTATACCCGGTAAGCATTGACCAGTTGTTTGCCATTGCCGACAGTGGTAACGTAATGCCACCCAAAAGCACCTGGTTTGAGCCGAAGTTGAGAGATGGTTTATTAACGCATCTGATTTACGAATAG
- a CDS encoding DUF502 domain-containing protein, with amino-acid sequence MSMGFKRILVIFRWRRFLQLFLQGLVVLAPIVITVYAVVTLFNTIDNILPNIIHSLFPHVLEHNSTGELERTPGLGFVVVILIVLLVGWISSSFVVTRLVHILDKVLEKTPGVRFIYTSVKDFMEAFAGNKKKFDQPVLVNVDGPDIWRVGFLTQESAAHFELEDYVVVYVPHSYAISGITYLVPRYKVKPIKNTGASDAMKFVVSGGVTHVD; translated from the coding sequence ATGTCAATGGGGTTCAAACGGATACTGGTTATTTTTCGCTGGCGCAGGTTTTTGCAGCTGTTTTTACAGGGGCTGGTGGTGCTGGCACCTATTGTTATTACCGTGTATGCAGTTGTAACACTGTTCAACACTATTGATAATATACTGCCCAATATTATTCACAGCCTGTTTCCGCATGTGCTGGAGCATAATTCTACCGGTGAACTGGAAAGAACACCGGGGCTGGGGTTTGTGGTGGTAATATTAATTGTGCTGCTGGTGGGCTGGATTTCCTCTTCTTTTGTAGTCACCCGCCTGGTACATATATTAGATAAGGTGCTGGAAAAAACACCGGGCGTACGCTTTATTTATACTTCGGTAAAGGATTTTATGGAAGCTTTTGCCGGCAATAAAAAGAAGTTTGACCAGCCGGTGCTGGTAAATGTAGATGGTCCGGACATTTGGCGGGTGGGGTTTTTAACCCAGGAAAGCGCGGCGCATTTTGAACTGGAAGATTATGTGGTGGTATATGTGCCGCATTCTTACGCTATTTCCGGCATCACCTACCTGGTACCCCGTTATAAAGTAAAGCCGATTAAAAATACTGGCGCCTCCGATGCGATGAAATTTGTAGTGTCGGGCGGGGTAACTCATGTGGATTAA
- a CDS encoding TetR/AcrR family transcriptional regulator: MEIKERISEKAEELFLRFGVRSITMDEIASQLGMSKKTIYQSFTDKDELVYSVFDQLFSKCSTDCLTDKERADNAIHELFLAMDMMQEFLKTMNPFVLYDLEKYHPQTFKRYLDFKNNYMYQYVRDNVVRGIKEEVYRADVDIEIVSRFRIGTAMLSLDANTFPHNKFNVLEVEIQLLLLYAYGLASPKGVKLIQKYNQQRESKKG; the protein is encoded by the coding sequence ATGGAAATAAAGGAAAGGATCAGCGAGAAAGCAGAGGAGCTATTTCTACGTTTTGGCGTTCGCAGTATTACTATGGACGAAATCGCCAGTCAGCTGGGCATGTCTAAAAAAACTATTTACCAGTCTTTTACCGATAAAGATGAACTGGTTTATTCTGTGTTTGACCAATTGTTCAGTAAGTGTAGCACCGATTGCCTGACCGATAAAGAACGGGCCGATAATGCCATACACGAGCTGTTTCTGGCGATGGACATGATGCAGGAGTTTCTTAAAACCATGAACCCTTTCGTACTGTACGACCTGGAAAAATATCACCCGCAAACCTTTAAGAGATATCTCGATTTTAAAAACAACTACATGTACCAGTACGTGAGGGATAATGTAGTGCGGGGAATAAAAGAAGAAGTATACCGGGCAGATGTGGATATAGAAATAGTAAGCAGGTTTAGAATAGGCACCGCCATGTTATCGCTGGATGCCAACACATTCCCGCACAACAAGTTTAATGTGCTGGAAGTGGAAATTCAATTGCTATTGCTTTATGCTTATGGCTTAGCCAGCCCTAAAGGGGTTAAGCTTATTCAAAAATATAACCAACAACGTGAAAGCAAAAAAGGATAA
- a CDS encoding TolC family protein produces MITARNGMVLLSSLLCTGVLAQTQPPPSPEVHQMSVRQTIDYAKSHNVQVKNALLDIQVQKESNRVTTAQALPRINGSGNFTDYLKLPVTVASSDNFPGTGAPPGTLIPFSFSTKYTASGSITLQQVLFDGQVFVGLQARKTSIDLSTKNAEITEENIRANIYKVYYQLVVSKTQMEQINANIEKLEKLVHDTKLMNENGFAEKLDVDRASVQLSNLQTEKIKTENTITNGYLGLKVLIGMPPTDSLALTDVITDEEIKAGALDAGIYKYSDRKDFQALQLTQSLYEYNIKSLRMGYLPTLSFNANYSENAFRNKFDMFSNEPWYASSYIGLSLNVPIFNGFSKSANIAKARLQLQQSQNQTESLKLSIDQDVFKARNDFRTSILTIDNQKKNMALAESVYTQTRKKYESGLASSTDLTNTQTELRIAQSNYISSLYDAIIARIDYLKATGQLQ; encoded by the coding sequence ATGATTACAGCAAGGAACGGCATGGTGTTACTCAGCAGCCTGTTATGCACAGGAGTGCTGGCGCAAACACAGCCCCCTCCGTCTCCCGAAGTACACCAGATGAGTGTGCGGCAAACGATTGACTATGCCAAAAGTCACAATGTGCAAGTGAAAAATGCACTGCTGGATATTCAGGTTCAAAAAGAAAGTAACCGGGTAACCACTGCACAGGCCTTGCCCCGCATTAACGGTTCAGGCAATTTCACGGACTATCTGAAACTTCCTGTAACAGTTGCTTCCAGTGATAATTTCCCCGGCACCGGCGCACCTCCCGGTACCCTTATACCTTTTTCTTTTTCTACCAAGTATACCGCTTCCGGCAGCATCACCTTACAGCAGGTATTGTTCGATGGACAAGTGTTTGTTGGTCTCCAGGCCCGCAAAACCTCCATTGATTTGTCTACCAAAAACGCTGAAATAACAGAAGAGAATATCCGCGCCAATATTTACAAGGTGTATTACCAACTGGTGGTGAGCAAAACCCAGATGGAACAAATAAATGCCAATATTGAAAAGCTGGAAAAACTGGTACACGATACAAAGCTGATGAACGAAAACGGCTTTGCAGAGAAGCTGGATGTAGACAGGGCATCGGTACAGTTGTCTAACCTGCAAACTGAAAAAATAAAAACAGAGAATACCATCACTAATGGCTATTTAGGTCTGAAAGTATTAATAGGCATGCCCCCTACTGACTCACTCGCACTTACCGATGTAATCACCGACGAGGAAATAAAAGCAGGCGCACTGGATGCCGGCATTTATAAATATAGTGACAGAAAAGACTTCCAGGCTTTACAGTTAACACAAAGCCTGTATGAATACAACATCAAAAGCCTGCGCATGGGCTATTTACCTACACTTAGCTTCAATGCCAACTACAGCGAAAATGCCTTTCGTAACAAGTTTGACATGTTTAGCAATGAGCCCTGGTATGCCAGCTCCTACATTGGTTTGAGTCTGAACGTTCCCATCTTCAATGGATTCAGCAAAAGCGCCAATATAGCAAAAGCCAGGTTGCAATTACAACAAAGCCAGAACCAGACCGAATCGCTTAAACTTAGCATAGACCAGGATGTATTCAAAGCCAGGAACGACTTCAGAACATCCATTCTTACTATTGATAACCAGAAGAAGAACATGGCGCTCGCAGAAAGCGTATATACCCAAACACGCAAGAAGTATGAGTCCGGGCTGGCTTCCAGCACCGATCTTACCAATACGCAAACCGAACTGCGCATTGCACAAAGCAACTATATCTCTTCCCTGTACGATGCTATCATAGCCCGTATAGATTATTTAAAAGCCACCGGCCAATTACAATAA
- the serC gene encoding 3-phosphoserine/phosphohydroxythreonine transaminase, with amino-acid sequence MKMHNFNSGPSILPQEVLAEAANAIHNFNNTGLSILEIGHRTSYFEAVLHEAQQHVKSLMGLGNDYEVLYLHGGATTQFMQVPMNLLDANATAAYCDNGIWGNKAIKEAKLFGNVAVAASSADKNHTYINKQLNIPANSAYLHYTTNNTVEGTQWHHIPDTEVPVIADMSSDIFCRPMDFNRFSLIYAGAQKNMGAAGVTLTVIKKDILGKISRAIPPIMDYRKHIEADALLNTPPVFAVYVSMLTLRWIVNNGGLVAMEQKAKERADLLYNALDAQPLFTPTVAREDRSLMNAVFVLPTPELEKEFLDLCKQQGMVGVKGHRSVGGLRVSMYNALPLSSVQAFCDLMTDFSNKHA; translated from the coding sequence ATGAAAATGCATAATTTCAATTCAGGGCCTTCGATTTTGCCACAGGAAGTACTCGCCGAAGCCGCAAATGCCATTCACAACTTTAATAACACCGGTTTGTCTATCCTGGAAATAGGCCACCGTACCAGTTATTTTGAAGCTGTTTTACACGAAGCGCAGCAACATGTAAAATCGCTGATGGGGTTGGGAAATGACTATGAAGTGCTGTATTTGCACGGCGGAGCTACCACGCAATTTATGCAGGTGCCCATGAATTTACTGGACGCGAATGCAACTGCTGCTTATTGTGACAACGGTATCTGGGGTAACAAAGCTATTAAGGAAGCCAAACTGTTTGGCAATGTAGCCGTGGCTGCTTCTTCGGCCGATAAAAACCATACTTATATTAATAAGCAGCTGAACATTCCTGCCAACAGCGCTTATTTACACTATACTACCAATAACACTGTAGAAGGTACACAATGGCATCATATTCCCGACACAGAGGTTCCTGTGATTGCGGATATGAGCAGTGATATCTTTTGCCGTCCGATGGACTTTAACCGTTTCTCGCTTATTTATGCCGGCGCTCAGAAAAATATGGGTGCAGCGGGTGTAACACTTACGGTGATTAAGAAAGATATCTTAGGCAAAATAAGCAGAGCCATCCCTCCTATTATGGATTACCGCAAGCATATTGAAGCGGATGCGTTGTTAAACACGCCACCGGTATTTGCGGTATATGTGAGCATGCTTACCCTGCGATGGATTGTGAATAATGGCGGCCTGGTTGCTATGGAGCAAAAAGCGAAAGAGCGGGCAGACCTGTTATATAACGCACTGGATGCACAACCGCTGTTTACGCCTACCGTGGCCAGAGAAGACCGCAGCCTGATGAATGCCGTATTTGTGTTGCCTACGCCAGAGCTGGAAAAAGAATTCCTGGACCTGTGCAAACAGCAAGGTATGGTAGGTGTGAAGGGACACCGCAGTGTAGGTGGTTTACGCGTATCGATGTACAACGCATTGCCTTTGAGCAGCGTACAGGCGTTTTGCGACCTGATGACCGATTTTTCCAACAAACATGCTTAA